A section of the Streptomyces sp. NBC_01591 genome encodes:
- a CDS encoding SDR family NAD(P)-dependent oxidoreductase, which translates to MLAGGTGQRVGLSIPKQLLKIAGKAVIEHTLSIFQQADSIDDVIVLMAPGYVPDVEKIVAKAGLTKVSKVIEGGSTRNETTERAIAALGEGLAEGEDRNVLFHDAVRPLLSQRVIKGCVDALDRYQAVDVAIPSADTIIVTRTHGGDGEFITDVPDRSRLRRGQTPQAFKLSTIRRAYEVAAGDPNFQATDDCSVVLKYLPDVPIYVVAGDEYNMKVTQPVDVFIADKLFQLASTAVPQPTDDAAYRELLTGKTLVVFGGSYGIGADIATLAESYGATVYALGRSTTGTHVENPEHIDEALSKAYADTGRVDYVINTAGVLRIGKLAETDSAVIQEALNVNYLAPVQIARASYKYLAEAKGQLLLYTSSSYTRGRAEYSLYSSTKAAMVNLTQALSDEWAADGVRVNCVNPERTATPMRTKAFGDEPAGTLLSSEAVARTSLDVLLSEMTGHVIDVRQQDPTRGASEASGFEQALAAVLDRQADV; encoded by the coding sequence GTGCTCGCCGGCGGTACCGGCCAGCGCGTGGGTCTGTCCATTCCCAAGCAGCTGCTGAAGATCGCAGGCAAGGCTGTCATCGAGCACACACTGTCGATCTTCCAGCAGGCCGACTCCATCGACGACGTCATCGTGCTGATGGCTCCGGGCTACGTGCCCGACGTCGAGAAGATCGTCGCCAAGGCCGGGCTCACCAAGGTCTCCAAGGTGATCGAGGGCGGCTCCACGCGCAATGAGACCACCGAGCGCGCCATCGCGGCCCTCGGCGAGGGCCTGGCCGAGGGAGAGGACCGCAACGTCCTCTTCCACGATGCCGTGCGCCCGCTGCTCTCGCAGCGCGTCATCAAGGGCTGCGTCGACGCACTGGACCGCTACCAGGCGGTCGACGTCGCCATCCCGTCCGCGGACACGATCATCGTGACCCGCACCCACGGCGGCGACGGCGAGTTCATCACCGATGTGCCCGACCGCTCCCGGCTGCGCCGCGGCCAGACGCCGCAGGCCTTCAAGCTCTCCACGATCCGCCGGGCGTACGAGGTCGCAGCCGGCGACCCGAACTTCCAGGCCACCGACGACTGCTCGGTCGTGCTGAAGTACCTCCCCGACGTACCGATCTACGTCGTGGCGGGCGACGAGTACAACATGAAGGTCACCCAGCCGGTCGACGTCTTCATCGCGGACAAGCTCTTCCAGCTGGCCTCCACGGCCGTCCCGCAGCCGACCGACGACGCGGCCTACCGTGAGCTGCTCACCGGCAAGACCCTCGTCGTCTTCGGCGGCTCGTACGGCATCGGCGCGGACATCGCGACGCTCGCCGAGTCCTACGGCGCCACCGTCTACGCCCTGGGCCGCTCCACCACCGGTACGCACGTGGAGAACCCCGAGCACATCGACGAGGCGCTCTCCAAGGCGTACGCCGACACCGGCCGCGTCGACTACGTGATCAACACCGCGGGCGTGCTCCGCATCGGCAAGCTCGCCGAGACGGACAGCGCGGTCATCCAGGAAGCGCTGAACGTCAACTACCTGGCACCCGTGCAGATCGCCCGCGCCTCGTACAAGTACCTCGCCGAGGCCAAGGGCCAGCTGCTGCTCTACACCTCCAGCAGCTACACCCGGGGCCGCGCGGAGTACAGCCTCTACTCGTCGACCAAGGCCGCCATGGTGAACCTCACCCAGGCGCTCTCGGACGAGTGGGCGGCCGACGGCGTGCGGGTGAACTGCGTGAACCCCGAGCGCACCGCCACCCCGATGCGCACCAAGGCGTTCGGCGACGAGCCCGCGGGCACGCTGCTCTCCTCCGAGGCGGTCGCCAGGACCTCGCTCGACGTCCTGCTCTCCGAGATGACCGGCCATGTCATCGACGTACGCCAGCAGGATCCGACCCGCGGTGCCTCCGAGGCATCCGGTTTCGAGCAGGCGCTTGCCGCTGTCCTGGACCGTCAGGCCGATGTGTAA
- the rpmA gene encoding 50S ribosomal protein L27, which produces MAHKKGASSTRNGRDSNAQRLGVKRFGGQAVNAGEILVRQRGTHFHPGTGVGRGGDDTLFALAAGAVEFGTHRGRKVVNIVPIAG; this is translated from the coding sequence ATGGCACACAAGAAGGGCGCATCGTCCACCCGGAACGGGCGCGATTCCAATGCTCAGCGGCTCGGCGTGAAGCGCTTCGGCGGTCAGGCCGTCAACGCCGGTGAGATCCTGGTCCGCCAGCGCGGCACCCACTTCCACCCGGGCACGGGCGTCGGCCGTGGCGGCGACGACACGCTGTTCGCACTCGCCGCCGGTGCGGTCGAGTTCGGCACGCACCGTGGCCGCAAGGTCGTGAACATCGTTCCGATCGCCGGCTGA
- the rplU gene encoding 50S ribosomal protein L21, which yields MYAIVRSGGRQHKVAVGDIVEVDKISTAQVGDTVELSTLLVVDGDAVTSDPWVLAGIKVQAEIVDHHKGAKIDILRYKNKTGYRRRQGHRQQYTAIKVTGIPAAAK from the coding sequence GTGTACGCCATCGTGCGCAGCGGTGGCCGCCAGCACAAGGTTGCTGTCGGTGACATCGTTGAGGTTGACAAGATTTCCACTGCCCAGGTTGGCGACACGGTCGAGCTCTCGACCCTGCTCGTGGTCGACGGCGACGCCGTGACCAGCGACCCGTGGGTGCTGGCCGGGATCAAGGTCCAGGCCGAGATCGTGGACCACCACAAGGGCGCGAAGATCGACATCCTTCGCTACAAGAACAAGACCGGCTACCGCCGTCGCCAGGGTCACCGCCAGCAGTACACGGCGATCAAGGTCACCGGTATCCCCGCGGCTGCGAAGTAA
- a CDS encoding TIGR03936 family radical SAM-associated protein, whose translation MQRIRLRYTKRGRLRFTSHRDFQRAFERALRRSEVPMAYSAGFTPHPKVSYANAAPTGTGSEAEFLEIALTEARDPAVLRDLLNASLPDGLDITDAVEARTSGLADRLTASVWELRLDGVAVADAAEAVAAFNEAETVEVQRRAKNGMRTFDARAAVVDLQALDPQADRPEDRPCAILRLVVRHVTPAVRPDDVLSGLRVVADLAPPVPAAVTRLAQGLFDEGSGTVTDPLAPDREAAPAAPSTAAGTAVATAPEGAGSA comes from the coding sequence GTGCAGCGCATCCGACTGCGCTACACGAAGCGCGGCCGCCTCCGGTTCACCAGTCACCGCGACTTCCAGCGCGCCTTCGAGCGGGCACTGCGCCGCTCCGAGGTGCCCATGGCCTACTCGGCCGGCTTCACCCCGCACCCGAAGGTGTCGTACGCCAACGCCGCCCCGACCGGCACGGGCAGCGAAGCCGAATTCCTGGAGATCGCCCTCACCGAGGCCCGCGATCCGGCCGTACTGCGGGATCTGCTCAACGCCTCGCTGCCGGACGGTCTCGACATCACCGATGCCGTGGAGGCCCGCACCTCGGGTCTCGCCGACCGGCTGACCGCCTCCGTCTGGGAACTGCGTCTCGACGGTGTCGCCGTGGCGGACGCGGCCGAGGCCGTGGCCGCCTTCAACGAGGCGGAGACCGTCGAGGTCCAGCGCCGCGCGAAGAACGGCATGCGCACCTTCGACGCCCGTGCCGCCGTGGTCGACCTGCAGGCCCTTGATCCACAGGCTGATAGGCCCGAGGACAGGCCCTGTGCGATACTGCGGCTGGTTGTTCGGCACGTGACACCTGCCGTGCGACCTGACGACGTCCTGTCCGGTCTCCGCGTTGTGGCCGACCTGGCGCCGCCGGTCCCCGCAGCGGTGACCAGGCTGGCGCAGGGGCTCTTCGACGAGGGGTCCGGCACGGTGACCGACCCGCTCGCGCCCGACCGCGAGGCAGCCCCGGCCGCTCCATCCACGGCCGCCGGGACCGCCGTCGCGACGGCGCCGGAAGGTGCAGGTTCCGCGTAA
- a CDS encoding glycosyltransferase family 2 protein, whose product MPDVTVVVGAYEAMPYLIRCLESVEAQTIGADRIEIVAVDDGSTDGTGEYLEEFAARSQVPTRVIRQKNSGGPSGPRNVGLGLARGRYVFFLDADDYFGDEALERMVAMADRAGTDVVLGKVVGVNRGAPQSMWRATKERVDVYNSKVIYTLSAQKLFRRELLERLALRFDENLRTGEDALFTMEAYLRGAGVSVISNYVCYYLVGRDDGKHVTKSGTYVWRFDSMRAMMALIHRIEPAGPKRDFLMVRPFTVGMLQQFGPVVLKDSEEVRRHKMELAAPLMDAYWDDGVARLIKVSERLRLACVAQGRMDLLIEVVRYVRAKTVPDVVSSRNGDKLYLAYPHFRDRSAGLADSNYEVTVPDWHDGKRIDQPKVAARRASLSRRVVRRMRRDMRRWKERLNAA is encoded by the coding sequence ATTCCTGACGTGACCGTGGTTGTCGGTGCATATGAGGCGATGCCCTATCTCATTCGCTGCCTCGAATCGGTGGAGGCGCAGACCATCGGTGCCGATCGGATCGAGATCGTCGCGGTCGACGACGGTTCCACCGACGGCACGGGCGAGTATCTGGAGGAATTCGCGGCCAGGTCGCAGGTTCCGACCAGAGTGATCAGACAGAAGAACTCAGGCGGCCCCAGCGGGCCGCGCAATGTGGGCCTCGGTCTGGCCCGCGGCCGCTATGTGTTCTTCCTGGACGCGGACGACTACTTCGGCGACGAGGCCCTGGAGCGGATGGTGGCCATGGCCGACCGGGCCGGCACCGACGTGGTGCTCGGCAAGGTGGTCGGCGTGAACAGGGGGGCGCCACAGTCGATGTGGCGGGCCACCAAGGAGCGCGTCGACGTCTACAACTCCAAGGTCATTTACACCCTGAGCGCACAGAAGCTCTTCCGGCGTGAACTCCTGGAGCGTCTCGCCCTGAGATTCGACGAGAATCTCAGAACCGGTGAGGACGCCCTCTTCACGATGGAGGCGTATCTCCGCGGTGCCGGGGTCTCGGTGATCTCCAATTACGTCTGCTATTACCTCGTGGGTCGTGACGACGGGAAGCACGTCACCAAGAGCGGAACCTACGTGTGGCGATTCGACTCGATGCGCGCAATGATGGCGCTCATTCACCGGATCGAACCCGCGGGCCCGAAACGGGATTTCCTGATGGTCCGGCCCTTCACGGTAGGGATGCTCCAGCAGTTCGGCCCCGTTGTGCTGAAGGATTCCGAGGAAGTCCGGCGGCACAAGATGGAACTCGCGGCTCCGCTGATGGACGCGTACTGGGACGACGGCGTGGCCCGGCTGATCAAGGTGTCGGAGCGGCTGCGTCTCGCCTGTGTGGCACAGGGCAGGATGGACCTGCTCATCGAGGTGGTGCGGTACGTCCGGGCGAAGACGGTCCCGGACGTGGTCAGTTCGCGCAATGGTGACAAGCTCTACCTCGCGTACCCGCACTTCCGCGACAGGTCGGCCGGTCTGGCCGATTCCAACTATGAGGTCACCGTGCCGGACTGGCACGACGGCAAGCGCATCGACCAGCCGAAGGTCGCCGCCCGCCGGGCCTCGCTGTCCCGGCGGGTGGTCCGCAGGATGCGCCGCGACATGCGGCGATGGAAGGAACGGTTGAACGCGGCGTGA
- a CDS encoding Rne/Rng family ribonuclease, which yields MPQSNEPGTTGNAEENNAPGDKLPPRRRRRAASRPAGPPVAETPGAAAPAIPAVDAAVSDSQPADAESAASEEAAPPARTRRRAVRKATAPAGAPQAAEVPEAAAPVAEPEPVAEAEVPAEAAPARPRRRAVRKATAPAGAPQAAEVPEAAAPVAEPEPVAEAEVPAEAAPARPRRRAVRKATAPAGAPQAAEVPEAAAPVAEPEPVAEAEVPAEAAPARPRRRAVRKATAPAGAPQAAEAVEIVEEAPAVAEPEPAAEIAEPEPAAPRGRTRRRASAPAGAPQPIEAPAATAEPVVAAEEEPAEVVEAPRGRRRAVRKATAPAGAPKAAEDTEDTGDSLPGAAAEERAAEPAEAEDAAPRGRQRRRATAAAGRPEFTAKAEEPVRKSRRATRPAVAVFQAPVFAEPMFQTPETAAAAAAASRYEEVEEETETVEEPTATVETPAAEAAPQGGSRRRRRRRGEAAEPEQAAAPAAPAVPVVEEPAEEEHEPEHEADAEHEGDETDEYGDRPSRRRRRGGRRRRRGEINEGDEAAEQHGDEAAADHAEDDQERAQESEEEDEEHESSAAGSSSSRRRRRRRRRSGDVSADADNGTDDPERTVVKVREPRKKEEREPGTGFDEVQSIKGSTRMEAKKQRRREGREQGRRRVPIITEAEFLARREAVERVMVVRQNGERTQIGVLEDNVLVEHYVNKEQATSYVGNVYLGKVQNVLPSMEAAFVDIGKGRNAVLYAGEVNFEALGMAHGPRRIETALKSGQSVLVQVTKDPIGHKGARLTSQVSLPGRYLVYVPEGSMTGISRKLPDTERARLKTILKKIVPEDAGVIVRTAAEGASEDELRRDVERLQQQWEDIQKKSKSTGSSNAPTLLYGEPDMTVRVVRDIFNEDFSKVIVSGDDAWETIHGYVSQVAPDLTDRLSRWTSEVDIFATYRIDEQLMKALDRKVYLPSGGSLVIDKTEAMVVVDVNTGKFTGQGGNLEETVTKNNLEAAEEIVRQLRLRDLGGIVVVDFIDMVLESNRDLVLRRLLECLGRDRTKHQVAEVTSLGLVQMTRKRVGQGLLESFSEICVHCNGRGVIVHMEQPTSVGGGGKRSKKRGRGGVDHEYVAEAEAVAEVETEAEVAAEVAAPVALPEPEFVPDEELYSSPAEAEAAATRGRGRRRATRKASAPAGAPKAAAVAAPAVVEPEPVEVAEPELVVEPEPAAEAPAPVVEEAPAAEAPQGRTRRRATRKATAPAGSPVQAEPVVPEPVVPVQAAEPVEQPEPVAEAAQPEAAPEEVAPEAAPPRARRRVTRKVTAPAGSPAGADGAEVVVVTGPVEPKPDAEPAETAEAEAPAKKAARKTAKKATAKKAATKKTAAKKTAAKKTTAKKAAAKKTVAAAEKSPQPAVSADAEA from the coding sequence ATGCCCCAGTCCAACGAACCCGGCACGACCGGGAACGCCGAAGAGAACAACGCACCCGGCGACAAGCTGCCGCCGCGCCGCAGGCGCCGCGCAGCGTCCCGCCCGGCCGGTCCGCCGGTGGCGGAGACACCGGGCGCAGCCGCGCCGGCCATACCGGCCGTTGACGCCGCAGTGTCCGACAGCCAGCCCGCCGACGCCGAGAGCGCCGCGTCGGAAGAAGCCGCGCCGCCCGCCCGTACGCGCCGTCGCGCGGTCCGCAAGGCGACCGCTCCGGCGGGTGCGCCGCAGGCCGCCGAGGTCCCCGAGGCCGCCGCACCTGTCGCCGAGCCCGAGCCCGTGGCCGAGGCCGAGGTTCCGGCGGAGGCGGCGCCCGCGCGTCCGCGTCGTCGTGCGGTCCGCAAGGCGACCGCTCCGGCGGGTGCGCCGCAGGCCGCCGAGGTCCCTGAGGCCGCCGCACCTGTCGCCGAGCCCGAGCCCGTGGCCGAGGCCGAGGTTCCGGCGGAGGCGGCGCCCGCGCGTCCGCGTCGTCGTGCGGTGCGCAAGGCGACCGCTCCGGCGGGTGCGCCGCAGGCCGCCGAGGTCCCTGAGGCCGCCGCACCTGTCGCCGAGCCCGAGCCCGTGGCCGAGGCCGAGGTTCCGGCGGAGGCGGCGCCCGCGCGTCCGCGTCGTCGTGCGGTGCGCAAGGCGACGGCCCCGGCGGGTGCGCCGCAGGCCGCCGAAGCCGTGGAGATCGTCGAAGAGGCACCGGCCGTCGCCGAGCCCGAGCCGGCTGCCGAGATCGCCGAGCCCGAGCCCGCCGCGCCGCGCGGTCGCACCCGGCGCAGGGCATCGGCTCCGGCCGGTGCGCCGCAGCCCATCGAGGCGCCTGCTGCGACCGCCGAACCCGTCGTGGCCGCTGAGGAAGAGCCCGCCGAGGTCGTCGAGGCCCCGCGCGGCCGTCGTCGTGCGGTGCGCAAGGCGACCGCTCCGGCGGGTGCGCCGAAGGCCGCCGAAGACACCGAGGACACCGGCGACAGCCTCCCCGGGGCCGCCGCCGAGGAGCGCGCCGCCGAGCCCGCCGAGGCCGAGGACGCCGCACCGCGCGGCCGTCAGCGCCGCCGGGCCACCGCCGCCGCCGGCCGGCCGGAGTTCACCGCCAAGGCCGAGGAGCCCGTACGCAAGAGCCGTCGCGCCACGCGCCCCGCCGTGGCCGTGTTCCAGGCGCCGGTCTTCGCCGAGCCGATGTTCCAGACCCCGGAGACCGCGGCCGCCGCCGCTGCGGCGTCGCGCTACGAAGAGGTCGAGGAAGAGACCGAGACGGTCGAGGAGCCGACGGCCACCGTCGAGACCCCGGCCGCCGAGGCCGCGCCGCAGGGCGGTTCGCGCCGCCGTCGCCGCCGTCGCGGTGAGGCCGCCGAGCCCGAGCAGGCCGCCGCCCCCGCTGCCCCCGCCGTGCCCGTGGTGGAGGAGCCGGCCGAGGAGGAGCACGAGCCGGAGCACGAGGCCGACGCCGAGCACGAGGGCGACGAGACGGACGAGTACGGGGACCGGCCCTCGCGCCGTCGCCGTCGCGGAGGCCGTCGCCGCCGTCGTGGCGAGATCAACGAGGGTGACGAGGCCGCGGAGCAGCACGGCGACGAGGCCGCCGCCGACCACGCCGAGGACGACCAGGAGCGCGCCCAGGAGTCCGAGGAGGAGGACGAGGAGCACGAGTCGTCCGCCGCCGGATCGAGCAGCAGCCGTCGCCGGCGCCGCCGTCGTCGTCGCAGCGGGGATGTCTCCGCCGACGCCGACAACGGCACGGACGACCCGGAGCGCACGGTCGTCAAGGTCCGCGAGCCCCGCAAGAAGGAAGAGCGCGAGCCCGGCACCGGCTTCGACGAGGTCCAGTCCATCAAGGGCTCGACCCGTATGGAGGCCAAGAAGCAGCGCCGCCGCGAGGGCCGTGAGCAGGGCCGCCGTCGCGTCCCGATCATCACCGAGGCCGAGTTCCTGGCCCGCCGCGAGGCCGTGGAGCGGGTCATGGTCGTCCGCCAGAACGGCGAGCGCACCCAGATCGGCGTTCTTGAGGACAACGTGCTCGTCGAGCACTACGTCAACAAGGAGCAGGCCACCAGCTACGTCGGCAACGTCTACCTGGGCAAGGTGCAGAACGTACTGCCGTCCATGGAGGCCGCCTTCGTCGACATCGGCAAGGGCCGCAACGCCGTGCTCTACGCCGGTGAGGTGAACTTCGAGGCGCTCGGCATGGCCCACGGGCCGCGTCGTATCGAGACCGCGCTCAAGTCCGGCCAGTCCGTCCTCGTCCAGGTGACCAAGGACCCGATCGGCCACAAGGGCGCCCGCCTGACCAGCCAGGTCTCGCTGCCCGGCCGCTACCTGGTCTACGTGCCCGAGGGCTCGATGACCGGCATCAGCCGCAAGCTGCCCGACACCGAGCGGGCCCGGCTGAAGACCATCCTCAAGAAGATCGTCCCCGAGGACGCGGGCGTCATCGTCCGCACCGCCGCGGAGGGCGCGAGCGAGGACGAGCTGCGCCGCGATGTCGAGCGGCTCCAGCAGCAGTGGGAGGACATCCAGAAGAAGTCGAAGAGCACCGGCAGCTCCAATGCGCCGACCCTGCTCTACGGCGAGCCGGACATGACCGTCCGGGTCGTCCGCGACATCTTCAACGAGGACTTCTCGAAGGTCATCGTCAGCGGCGACGACGCGTGGGAGACCATCCACGGCTACGTCTCGCAGGTGGCTCCCGACCTGACGGACCGCCTGTCGCGGTGGACCTCCGAGGTCGACATCTTCGCGACGTACCGGATCGACGAGCAGCTGATGAAGGCGCTGGACCGGAAGGTCTATCTGCCGAGCGGCGGCTCGCTGGTGATCGACAAGACCGAGGCGATGGTCGTCGTCGACGTCAACACCGGCAAGTTCACCGGTCAGGGCGGAAACCTCGAGGAGACCGTCACCAAGAACAACCTGGAGGCGGCCGAGGAGATCGTGCGCCAGCTGCGGCTGCGCGACCTCGGTGGCATCGTCGTCGTCGACTTCATCGACATGGTGCTGGAGTCCAACCGGGACCTGGTGCTGCGGCGCCTGCTGGAGTGCCTGGGACGCGACCGTACGAAGCACCAGGTCGCCGAGGTCACGTCGCTGGGCCTGGTCCAGATGACCCGCAAGCGGGTGGGCCAGGGTCTGCTGGAGTCCTTCTCCGAGATCTGCGTCCACTGCAACGGGCGCGGCGTGATCGTGCACATGGAGCAGCCGACCTCGGTCGGTGGCGGCGGCAAGCGTTCCAAGAAGCGCGGCCGGGGCGGCGTCGACCACGAGTACGTGGCCGAGGCCGAAGCCGTGGCAGAGGTCGAGACCGAGGCCGAGGTGGCTGCCGAGGTGGCCGCCCCGGTGGCGCTGCCCGAGCCGGAGTTCGTCCCGGACGAGGAGCTGTACAGCAGCCCGGCCGAGGCCGAGGCGGCCGCCACGCGCGGCCGTGGCCGTCGTCGTGCGACCCGTAAGGCATCGGCCCCGGCCGGCGCCCCGAAGGCCGCAGCCGTCGCTGCCCCGGCCGTCGTCGAGCCGGAGCCGGTCGAGGTCGCGGAGCCCGAGCTGGTCGTGGAGCCGGAGCCGGCCGCCGAGGCCCCGGCCCCGGTGGTCGAGGAGGCCCCCGCGGCCGAGGCCCCCCAGGGCCGTACGCGCCGTCGGGCGACCCGTAAGGCGACCGCCCCGGCGGGCTCGCCGGTCCAGGCCGAGCCGGTCGTTCCCGAGCCGGTCGTCCCGGTGCAGGCCGCCGAGCCGGTCGAGCAGCCGGAACCCGTCGCCGAGGCCGCGCAGCCCGAGGCCGCACCCGAGGAGGTGGCCCCCGAGGCCGCCCCGCCGCGTGCGCGTCGCCGGGTGACCCGCAAGGTCACCGCCCCTGCGGGCTCGCCCGCCGGTGCGGACGGGGCGGAGGTCGTCGTGGTGACCGGCCCGGTCGAGCCGAAGCCCGACGCCGAGCCGGCCGAGACCGCCGAGGCGGAGGCCCCGGCCAAGAAGGCGGCCCGCAAGACCGCCAAGAAGGCCACCGCCAAGAAGGCAGCCACCAAGAAGACGGCTGCCAAGAAGACCGCCGCGAAGAAGACGACGGCCAAGAAGGCGGCAGCGAAGAAGACGGTCGCTGCCGCGGAGAAGTCGCCGCAGCCCGCCGTCTCGGCCGACGCCGAGGCGTAG
- the obgE gene encoding GTPase ObgE codes for MTTFVDRVELHVAAGNGGHGCASVHREKFKPLGGPDGGNGGRGGDVTLVVDQAITTLLDYHHHPHRKATNGQPGAGDNRSGKDGQDLVLPVPDGTVVLDGNGNVLADLVGQGTTFVAGQGGRGGLGNAALASARRKAPGFALLGEPGEARDIVLELKTVADVALVGYPSAGKSSLISVLSAAKPKIADYPFTTLVPNLGVVTAGSTVYTVADVPGLIPGASQGRGLGLEFLRHVERCSVLVHVLDTATLESDRDPVSDLDTIEEELKQYGGLEDRPRIVVLNKIDIPDGQDLADMIRPDLEERGYRVFEVSAVAHTGLKELSFALAGIIAEARAAKPVEVATRIVIRPKAVDDAGFTVTLEEDGIYRVRGEKPERWVRQTDFNNDEAVGYLADRLNRLGVEDALVKAGARAGDGVAIGAEDNAVVFDWEPTLAAGAEMLGRRGEDHRLEAPRPAAQRRRERESELDEAQREFDEFNPF; via the coding sequence ATGACCACCTTCGTGGACCGCGTCGAGCTGCATGTCGCCGCGGGTAACGGGGGCCACGGCTGTGCCTCCGTACACCGTGAGAAGTTCAAGCCGCTCGGCGGTCCGGACGGCGGCAACGGCGGCCGCGGCGGCGATGTGACCCTGGTCGTCGACCAGGCGATCACCACGCTCCTCGACTACCACCACCACCCCCACCGCAAGGCCACCAACGGCCAGCCCGGCGCGGGCGACAACCGTTCCGGCAAGGACGGCCAGGACCTGGTCCTGCCGGTGCCCGACGGCACGGTCGTGCTCGACGGGAACGGCAACGTGCTCGCCGACCTGGTCGGCCAGGGCACCACGTTCGTCGCCGGACAGGGCGGCCGCGGTGGCCTCGGCAACGCCGCGCTGGCCTCCGCCCGGCGCAAGGCCCCCGGCTTCGCGCTGCTCGGCGAGCCCGGTGAGGCCCGGGACATCGTCCTGGAGCTCAAGACCGTCGCCGATGTCGCACTGGTCGGCTACCCGAGCGCCGGCAAGTCCTCGCTGATCTCCGTCCTGTCGGCGGCCAAGCCGAAGATTGCCGACTACCCCTTCACGACCCTCGTCCCGAACCTCGGCGTGGTCACCGCGGGCAGCACCGTCTACACCGTCGCCGATGTCCCGGGCCTGATCCCGGGCGCCAGCCAGGGCCGCGGCCTCGGCCTGGAGTTCCTGCGGCACGTGGAGCGCTGCTCGGTGCTCGTGCACGTGCTGGACACCGCGACGCTGGAGTCCGACCGTGACCCGGTCTCCGACCTCGACACGATCGAGGAGGAGCTGAAGCAGTACGGCGGTCTGGAGGACCGACCTCGCATCGTCGTCCTCAACAAGATCGACATCCCGGACGGCCAGGACCTCGCCGACATGATCCGCCCGGACCTGGAGGAGCGCGGCTACCGCGTCTTCGAGGTGTCCGCCGTCGCCCACACCGGTCTGAAGGAGCTCTCCTTCGCGCTCGCGGGCATCATCGCCGAGGCGCGTGCGGCCAAGCCGGTGGAGGTGGCGACCCGGATCGTCATCCGTCCGAAGGCCGTCGACGACGCGGGCTTCACCGTCACGCTGGAGGAGGACGGCATCTACCGGGTGCGCGGCGAGAAGCCGGAGCGCTGGGTGCGCCAGACCGACTTCAACAACGACGAGGCCGTCGGTTACCTGGCGGACCGGCTCAACCGTCTCGGCGTCGAGGACGCACTGGTGAAGGCCGGTGCCCGGGCGGGCGACGGCGTCGCCATCGGTGCCGAGGACAACGCGGTCGTCTTCGACTGGGAGCCGACCCTGGCGGCGGGCGCGGAGATGCTCGGCCGTCGTGGCGAGGACCACCGGCTCGAAGCACCGCGTCCGGCGGCGCAGCGCAGGCGCGAGCGTGAGTCGGAACTCGACGAGGCGCAGCGCGAGTTCGACGAGTTCAACCCGTTCTAG